GCCGACCTCAGCCCTTCGTGCCGACCGCGCGGCGGAAGGTGTACTTGTGGACGTTCCCCTCCACCTCCGGCCCCTCGATGCTGGCGTTCGTCAGGGACGGGGTGTTCACCGCCAGCAGCTTGCGTACGTCGTCGGGCGTGCCGGAGGGCATGGGGTCTTGCATCGGCTGCCCACCGTTGAGATCGGCGTACACGAACTTGCGGACCACGACGTTTGCTTCCATAGGTGTTCCTCCTGGGACGTGAAGTTCCCGTGCTTCCGGTGGAGGGGGTGCCGCCCCCTCCGACGCCTGCTTACGATCCGAAGAGCGTTGGGGGTGCGTCGTCCAGCATGGCCGTGACTTTGGTGGGGGGACCCGCCTTGACCGTGGCGTGCCAGGTGAAGGACTTCTTGTGCTCGGCCTCGACCAGGACCTTGTACATACCTTCCGGGAGTGGCCCGGCCGGGTTGACCGGATTCCCCGCAGAGTCGAACACCGTGACGGCCGCCCCACCCGGGGCCTGGACCTCCAGCGAGCCGCCCAGCGTGAAGGTCAGTTCGGCGGTCTTGCCGCGCTCGACCTTCACCGTCTGCTTGGCGGTCTTGTAGCCCTCGGCGCTGGCCTCGATGGTGTACCGGCCGGGGGCCAGGTCGTTGTCCCCGATCTGCACCGTGGTGCCGTGGCCGCTCAGGGTCGCCTTCAGGCCAGCGCCGGGAACGTCCACCTTGATCTTCAGCTTGCCCTTGTGGCGGTCGCTGGCAGGGGTCAGGGCGGGGCTCGTCGTGGCGGGCCTGGCGGGCGTAGCCGCCTTCGTCTGCGTGACCTTCGCTTGGCTGCGTGCCTGGTCCCGCAGGCTGCCCTGCACGGCTGGGCGGTACTCGCGCAGGGCGTACAGCAGCTCGGCGCTATCGAACTCCTCCACGGTGCCGGTGAGGGTCAGTTCACGCAGCCCAGGCAGGTTCAGCGGCTTGACCTGGGCAGTGATGCGGCCGTCCTCCCCCAGGCTGAGCGTGAAGGCCAGGGCGCTACCTGGGCTCATCAGGCTCGCCAGGTGTCCGAAGACCTCCCCGCTCGGGGGGGGCAGTTCCGGGGCGGCCACCGCGTCCGGCACGGTGGCCGCCTCACCCTCCACGGTCTCCGGCGTGGTCGCCTCACTGCTCTCTTCTTCCTCGACCTCTTCCACCTCCTCGTCCGTGTCTTCCGTCTCGCCCGCCTCGTCTTCCGAATCGCCCTGCTCCTGGGCCGGAGACGGTGCCTCGGGGGCAGGAGTCACGGGCTCGGGTGCAGCGGGTGCAGGCGGCGTCAGGGTCGCGGGTGCGGGGGGCTGGGGAACCGGTGGCACCTCCACGCCGCCTGCAGGCACGACCGGAGCCGCCCGGCCAGGCTGAACGGGCGCCACAGGCACGGGCTGGGGTGCCGGGACCTGCGGCGCCGGGGCGGGTGGCGTCGTGGGGGCCGGCTCGGCCGCCTCGGCACCGCCCCAGTTCTTGAAGAAGGCCCCGAAGTTGCTCTTGCCGACGTTCATACCGTCCGTCATCTCGACCTCCACCTTCCCGGAGCGCCCCCCGGGCGCGACACCTGCGAGGAGGCGTTCTCGCACTCCGGATGCTTCGAAAGGCCCTCGCGCCCCCGTTGCGCGAAGGCGTGTCGCCGAGTGACCCGCCGGGGCCGGGGCGGGCGTAGGCCACCCCGGGGCATCAGGCCGCGCTCGGGGTGTAAGGCGGTGTGCAGGAGTTGGCGAACCGGTGAGTAGACCAGTAGCAACTTCTTTCCCTTCCACCACACCTGCACCACCTGGCGGTTCTGGCGATCTCGCCGCACCACCTGGAACCGGATCTGGCGGTCACGGATCAGGCGGCACAGCCGCATGTACTCCCCGCTGTGCAGGCGCAGCCCGTAGTAGTGCTCAAGGCGGCGGTTGACGTGGGCGAGGCGGGACAGGACGTCCTCGTCGAGAACGGGGTGGCTGAGCACCGAGGGGAACATGATGAGCCTCCAGCGGAGCGAGGGTCCACCCCGGCGCGGGGGTGGGCAGGGACTGGGTCAACGGCGGAAGGCGCGCAGGCGGGCAAGGATGATCCCGGCGAGTCCGGCGTGGTCGCGGGCCAGCAGGAGGGTCCCGAAGGCGGCCTGCCAGGCCTGCGCGACCTCCAGGTCGGCGGCCTCGCCGATCAACACTGGGAGAACCTGCACGTCGCGGTGCTCCTGAATCAGGTGCCCACAGGTCGCCATATCCTCGGGGTCCAGACCGCCGTCGCAGATAACGATGTGCAGGTGGTTCTCCCCAGGACGGCGGGGCGCGCCGAGCGCGCGCCTCATCGCTGGGGCGAGTTCGGTGAGCCCGCGCGGGAAGATCGTGCGCAGGGCGGAGGTCGCGGCCGCAGCGGGCATCCCGAATGGCACGGGTTCCTCGACCAGGGAGTCGAAGGCGATCACCCGTACCGGCACGTTCGCGATCTGCGCGGCGCGGATGCCCATGTGCAGCGCGCGGATCGCGCAGATCATGCGGCCGTCGTCGGCCATGCTGCCGCTGCGGTCGACGATCCAGGTGACGTGCAGCTCCCGGGGGCGCGTGGGCTCCTGGCGGTGCCGGAACAGCTTCTTCTTGCCCTCGATGTAGCGGCCCAGATCAAGGTTCCCGCGCGACTCGTGCGGTCGGGTCCGCCCCGGCGCGGCGCGCTCGCGCAGCACCGACGCCACCAGCCGGGCTGGCCCTTCCACGTCCCCGGCGGTGAGGATGTCGGGCAACTCG
This DNA window, taken from Deinococcus carri, encodes the following:
- a CDS encoding PRTRC system protein C is translated as MEANVVVRKFVYADLNGGQPMQDPMPSGTPDDVRKLLAVNTPSLTNASIEGPEVEGNVHKYTFRRAVGTKG
- a CDS encoding PEGA domain-containing protein — protein: MTDGMNVGKSNFGAFFKNWGGAEAAEPAPTTPPAPAPQVPAPQPVPVAPVQPGRAAPVVPAGGVEVPPVPQPPAPATLTPPAPAAPEPVTPAPEAPSPAQEQGDSEDEAGETEDTDEEVEEVEEEESSEATTPETVEGEAATVPDAVAAPELPPPSGEVFGHLASLMSPGSALAFTLSLGEDGRITAQVKPLNLPGLRELTLTGTVEEFDSAELLYALREYRPAVQGSLRDQARSQAKVTQTKAATPARPATTSPALTPASDRHKGKLKIKVDVPGAGLKATLSGHGTTVQIGDNDLAPGRYTIEASAEGYKTAKQTVKVERGKTAELTFTLGGSLEVQAPGGAAVTVFDSAGNPVNPAGPLPEGMYKVLVEAEHKKSFTWHATVKAGPPTKVTAMLDDAPPTLFGS